The following proteins are encoded in a genomic region of Nitrospiraceae bacterium:
- the secF gene encoding protein translocase subunit SecF, which translates to MMEILGKTDIDFMGKRNIAFTVSGILASLGLVAVIGILFGWANLGIDFAGGTAVQLKFDKPLLIAEARKALDAHGLGSAELQEFPQDQKLLIRVKTETTIEERISENIIQAFQAEFPDHGFVVDSSTSIGPTIGKKLQEDALIAVILSLAGIILYVAVRFEFRFGVAAAIATFHDVLAVLGIYFLLNTEITLLVVTALLTLAGYSLTDTVIVFDRIRENLRQRRRETTTTIINNGINQVLSRTLITTLTVVLVLVPLTIWGGEVLHDFSLALLLGVMVGTYSSIFVASPLLLLWPGAEGKLLSRGK; encoded by the coding sequence ATGATGGAAATTCTTGGGAAAACAGATATTGATTTTATGGGAAAGCGGAACATTGCTTTCACGGTATCGGGCATTCTGGCTTCTCTGGGATTGGTGGCCGTTATCGGGATTCTGTTCGGATGGGCAAATCTGGGTATCGATTTTGCCGGGGGAACGGCAGTTCAACTTAAATTTGATAAACCACTTCTGATTGCCGAGGCCAGGAAAGCCTTGGATGCGCATGGATTGGGTTCCGCTGAACTTCAGGAGTTTCCTCAGGATCAGAAGCTCTTGATTCGTGTAAAAACCGAAACCACGATCGAAGAAAGAATCAGTGAGAACATCATTCAGGCTTTTCAAGCTGAATTTCCTGACCATGGATTTGTCGTGGATTCCAGTACTTCAATAGGACCCACAATTGGAAAGAAACTGCAAGAAGATGCCTTGATAGCGGTTATCCTTTCACTTGCAGGGATTATCCTCTATGTCGCCGTTCGTTTTGAGTTTCGTTTTGGCGTGGCTGCAGCCATTGCCACTTTTCATGATGTTCTGGCGGTGTTGGGAATATATTTTCTGTTGAATACAGAAATTACGCTGCTGGTGGTGACGGCGCTATTAACCCTGGCAGGGTATTCTTTGACCGATACCGTGATTGTGTTTGACCGGATTCGTGAAAATCTTCGTCAAAGGAGACGGGAAACGACGACGACGATTATTAATAACGGAATTAATCAGGTCTTGAGCAGAACATTGATTACGACATTGACTGTGGTTTTGGTCTTGGTGCCGCTGACTATTTGGGGAGGGGAAGTCTTACATGATTTTTCATTGGCCTTACTGTTGGGGGTCATGGTGGGGACCTATTCCTCGATTTTTGTCGCGAGTCCACTTCTCTTACTTTGGCCTGGTGCCGAGGGAAAACTATTAAGCCGAGGTAAATAG
- a CDS encoding PAS domain S-box protein gives MVLVGLLPLILSLLLTYFEEKRALREAAGITMKGIAVEVARKVETQIVRGINEAQQLATIPFIRSAIMNSNRSYADKNPDEIQALIQQWQESWRAQSNKDEFPVFLNKYATDYLIQWHAIRKSDYLAIVVVDTQGALVLSSFPQVNFFHGNSLWWEAVVQHHDAQAFVSDLSFDPGFGTHVLNVGVPIWDDHREYVVGAISILLRRDSLFRSISEVAAGKTGHAMLTASDGMPILCPAFSLEEHVMPPNVVSAFQQGGVGWLVADPDSHGMPNAIVGYAPLHLGMPLAPESFGGKSWHMLTSQDSAETYAPLDQLLSKVIFYGISVFVILWGAGVVVAGRIVKPIQALSQGVEQFGGGNLSEKIAIRTGDEIERLADTFNAMADNLQHSFSELNQKVDEIGRLEQKYRDLIENAPEMIHQLDPAGRFVHVNTTELQKLGYSLVDMLEMSLWDIVPVEQQEGVRAYVQGLALGGARSIETVFRTKSREVMDVEIHSTTLMDPGTHLVVYSRGFVRDITARKALEREVERYTTQLEGLVAERTQQLSDSEAGYKALFNLAADSIFVVDSEGRILDVNAREREILGYVPSDLEGAYFVKLVPPAFQMISQNLLERVSGEESKVPTTEIDVYDRQGIMKSMEMDLVRIDMGGSASIMVQLRDITEHKKLEAELQRYNEVLEEKVSERTREIEQAKLYIESLLENANDVIYTLDVDLRFTYVNGKVDAWGYRKEDLIGKPYLSLLSKRYRGRYLKETLDLGTKQVYEVEVVSREGELRSVLVSVAPLLNDEGGYTGVLGIARDITERKHLERQVQNSERLASIGKLAAGVAHEINNPLGGILNCLYNIRKGTLTPERSQEYLHFMEDGLRRVQRIVRQLLDFSQQREPELAMTDLHQILDRVLVLTEHVFLVKHATLKKVYDETLPMVMVDAHMIEQVIMNLVLNAVQALKEGGQVTLRTRKQEEGYEIEVEDTGCGIPQEIRPHIFDPFFTTKGTGEGTGLGLSVSLGIVQRHAGEMLVDSEEGKGTRFTIRLPLVRSRVGTPVRVGT, from the coding sequence ATGGTGCTGGTTGGTCTTCTGCCCCTTATTCTTTCCCTCCTCCTCACATATTTTGAAGAAAAACGTGCTCTAAGGGAAGCCGCTGGTATCACCATGAAGGGGATTGCGGTGGAAGTGGCCCGTAAAGTGGAGACACAGATTGTTCGTGGAATTAACGAAGCGCAACAGCTGGCCACGATACCCTTTATTCGAAGTGCCATCATGAATTCCAACCGGAGTTATGCTGATAAAAATCCAGATGAAATTCAAGCCCTAATTCAACAGTGGCAGGAAAGTTGGCGGGCCCAATCCAATAAGGATGAGTTCCCGGTTTTTCTGAACAAATATGCGACAGACTACCTAATTCAATGGCACGCGATTCGAAAATCGGATTACCTCGCGATTGTTGTAGTTGATACGCAGGGGGCATTGGTGTTGAGCTCTTTTCCACAAGTCAATTTTTTCCATGGAAACAGTCTCTGGTGGGAGGCCGTGGTTCAACATCATGATGCCCAGGCGTTTGTGAGCGATTTGTCATTTGATCCAGGGTTTGGGACTCATGTCCTGAATGTTGGTGTCCCGATTTGGGATGATCATCGAGAGTACGTAGTGGGAGCCATCAGTATTCTTCTGAGGAGGGACTCGTTATTTCGATCAATTTCTGAAGTAGCCGCCGGGAAAACAGGTCATGCCATGTTAACGGCATCCGATGGAATGCCGATTCTTTGTCCCGCGTTTTCTTTGGAAGAGCACGTGATGCCGCCTAATGTGGTCAGTGCATTTCAACAAGGTGGAGTTGGGTGGTTGGTTGCCGATCCGGATTCACATGGTATGCCGAATGCCATTGTTGGTTATGCTCCTCTTCACTTGGGAATGCCACTCGCTCCGGAAAGTTTTGGAGGGAAGTCCTGGCATATGTTGACCAGCCAAGATTCTGCCGAGACGTATGCTCCACTGGATCAATTATTAAGTAAGGTCATCTTCTATGGCATCTCTGTTTTTGTCATCTTGTGGGGGGCGGGAGTCGTGGTTGCTGGCCGGATCGTGAAACCCATTCAAGCCTTATCGCAGGGAGTTGAGCAATTTGGGGGTGGGAATCTTTCGGAAAAAATTGCGATACGTACCGGTGATGAAATCGAACGCTTGGCTGATACATTCAATGCCATGGCGGACAATCTTCAACATTCGTTCTCTGAGTTGAATCAGAAAGTGGATGAAATCGGGCGATTGGAGCAGAAATATCGTGATCTCATTGAAAATGCTCCAGAAATGATTCATCAATTAGATCCCGCAGGGCGGTTCGTCCATGTGAATACGACTGAGTTGCAAAAGTTGGGATATTCGCTCGTCGACATGCTTGAGATGTCGCTCTGGGATATTGTCCCGGTGGAACAACAAGAGGGGGTGCGGGCCTATGTCCAAGGGCTGGCCTTAGGTGGGGCGCGCTCCATAGAAACTGTTTTTCGTACGAAATCACGTGAAGTGATGGATGTGGAAATTCATTCAACAACGTTGATGGATCCGGGGACCCATTTGGTGGTGTATTCGAGAGGATTTGTGAGGGATATCACTGCCCGCAAGGCTCTGGAACGTGAAGTTGAGCGATACACTACCCAATTGGAAGGGCTTGTGGCCGAAAGAACCCAACAACTTTCTGACTCAGAGGCTGGCTATAAGGCGTTATTTAATTTGGCTGCCGATTCAATCTTTGTGGTTGATTCGGAAGGCCGTATCTTGGATGTCAATGCGCGTGAACGGGAAATTCTGGGGTATGTCCCTTCTGATTTGGAAGGCGCGTACTTTGTGAAGCTTGTTCCTCCGGCATTCCAGATGATCAGTCAGAATTTGTTGGAACGAGTCAGTGGGGAAGAGTCAAAGGTGCCCACGACAGAGATTGATGTCTATGACCGGCAAGGCATCATGAAGTCCATGGAGATGGACCTGGTTCGCATCGATATGGGTGGAAGCGCCTCAATCATGGTGCAGTTGCGAGATATTACCGAGCATAAAAAGCTTGAAGCTGAACTGCAACGATACAATGAAGTCCTGGAAGAGAAAGTCTCTGAGCGTACACGTGAAATTGAACAAGCCAAGCTGTACATTGAAAGTTTGCTGGAAAATGCAAATGACGTGATTTATACATTGGACGTTGATTTACGGTTTACTTATGTCAATGGGAAAGTTGATGCATGGGGATATCGAAAGGAAGACTTGATTGGTAAACCGTATCTTTCGTTACTCTCCAAGCGGTATCGTGGCCGTTATTTGAAGGAAACATTGGATCTTGGGACAAAGCAAGTCTACGAAGTGGAGGTGGTCAGTCGAGAGGGAGAGTTGCGGTCGGTTCTGGTGAGTGTGGCCCCGCTTCTCAATGATGAAGGCGGTTACACCGGAGTATTGGGTATTGCCAGGGATATTACGGAACGGAAGCATTTGGAACGCCAGGTGCAGAATTCTGAGCGGTTAGCCTCCATTGGTAAGCTGGCCGCCGGGGTTGCACATGAAATCAATAATCCGTTAGGTGGAATTTTGAATTGTTTATATAATATTCGAAAGGGAACGTTGACGCCTGAGCGGTCTCAGGAGTATTTGCATTTTATGGAGGATGGATTGCGACGCGTTCAACGCATTGTTCGGCAGCTCCTGGATTTTTCCCAGCAACGCGAACCGGAATTAGCCATGACGGATCTTCATCAAATTTTAGACCGAGTCCTGGTATTGACCGAGCATGTATTTCTGGTCAAACATGCCACTCTGAAAAAGGTCTATGATGAGACGCTGCCAATGGTGATGGTCGATGCGCATATGATTGAGCAGGTGATTATGAACTTAGTCCTGAATGCGGTGCAGGCACTCAAAGAGGGTGGCCAGGTAACATTGCGTACTCGAAAGCAGGAAGAAGGATATGAGATTGAAGTGGAGGATACTGGGTGCGGAATACCTCAAGAGATTCGACCTCATATTTTTGATCCCTTTTTTACGACGAAAGGGACTGGAGAGGGGACCGGGTTGGGATTGTCGGTGAGTTTGGGAATTGTGCAGCGGCACGCAGGTGAAATGTTGGTTGATAGTGAAGAGGGAAAAGGCACTCGTTTCACCATTCGGTTGCCATTGGTTCGATCTCGTGTGGGCACTCCTGTAAGGGTAGGCACATGA
- a CDS encoding sigma-54-dependent Fis family transcriptional regulator produces MTHGSVLIIDDEPLMRVSMVDALKAIGYVVQEASSGLEGLERLRTSRFNLVITDLRLPGVDGLHIVKQCREQCPGTEVIVITAHGSVDTAVDAMKSGAYDYITKPFSMDELLLSVQRVCAVVALREENRVLRDALEKKFSFQGIVGKNERMRQVLEKVKLVSATDATVLVVGESGTGKELIANAIHTNSARRNHALVKVSCAALPETLLEAELFGHEKGAFTGALRQRQGRFELAHQGTLFLDEIGEISPLVQIKLLRVLQERQFERVGGNDTIEVDVRLVCATQKDLRKEVEQGRFREDLYYRLNVVPVQLPPLRERREDIFMIAQHFLETMSGRNHQEPKALSRQAREVLLQYSFPGNVRELENTIERALALAQHSQEIQVWDLCGQSRCPYAGGEPQKGCGFCGNQEGRRGVKNGAMETLAEAREHFEREHILEILNRTGWSRMTASKVLGLSRKGLWEKCKRYGIVRAYDSPDPEKGDEDGG; encoded by the coding sequence ATGACTCACGGTTCCGTTTTGATAATTGATGATGAGCCCTTGATGCGAGTCTCTATGGTCGATGCGCTGAAAGCTATCGGCTATGTTGTACAGGAAGCCAGTTCCGGGTTGGAGGGGCTCGAGCGGTTGCGAACTTCACGGTTTAATTTGGTCATTACTGATTTGCGATTGCCCGGTGTGGATGGACTGCATATCGTGAAGCAGTGCCGGGAGCAGTGCCCTGGCACGGAAGTAATAGTTATTACGGCACATGGTTCCGTTGACACGGCTGTCGATGCGATGAAAAGCGGTGCCTACGACTATATTACGAAACCCTTTTCTATGGATGAATTGTTGTTGAGTGTGCAGCGGGTCTGTGCAGTGGTAGCTCTTCGCGAAGAGAATCGGGTGTTACGGGATGCATTGGAAAAGAAATTTAGTTTCCAAGGGATTGTGGGAAAAAATGAGCGGATGCGACAAGTGCTGGAGAAAGTCAAGTTAGTCTCGGCCACTGACGCGACGGTTTTAGTGGTAGGGGAAAGTGGAACGGGAAAGGAGTTGATTGCCAATGCCATCCATACCAATAGCGCTCGCCGAAATCATGCCTTGGTCAAAGTGAGCTGTGCCGCGCTACCGGAAACGCTGTTGGAAGCTGAACTGTTCGGGCATGAAAAGGGAGCGTTTACAGGGGCCCTCCGGCAACGGCAGGGTCGATTCGAACTTGCTCATCAGGGAACCCTTTTTTTGGATGAGATCGGCGAAATTTCCCCGTTGGTCCAGATCAAATTGCTCCGTGTTCTGCAGGAACGGCAATTTGAACGCGTCGGGGGAAATGATACGATTGAAGTGGATGTGCGTTTAGTGTGTGCAACGCAGAAGGATTTGCGGAAAGAAGTTGAACAAGGACGATTCCGGGAAGATCTCTATTATCGATTGAATGTGGTGCCGGTTCAGCTTCCTCCTCTCCGAGAACGTCGAGAAGATATTTTCATGATCGCCCAGCATTTTTTGGAGACGATGTCAGGTCGAAATCACCAAGAACCCAAGGCCTTATCACGGCAAGCTCGCGAGGTGTTATTGCAGTATTCCTTTCCAGGGAATGTCCGCGAATTGGAAAATACTATTGAGCGGGCTTTAGCTTTGGCACAACACAGTCAAGAAATCCAGGTTTGGGATCTCTGTGGACAGAGTCGTTGTCCATATGCGGGAGGAGAACCGCAAAAAGGATGTGGGTTTTGCGGGAATCAGGAAGGCAGGAGAGGCGTGAAAAATGGGGCGATGGAAACATTGGCCGAAGCGCGGGAGCATTTTGAACGGGAGCATATTCTTGAAATACTCAATCGCACAGGGTGGAGTCGGATGACGGCTTCGAAGGTTTTAGGATTATCGAGAAAAGGCCTTTGGGAAAAATGTAAACGGTATGGAATTGTGCGGGCATACGACTCACCGGACCCTGAGAAGGGTGATGAGGATGGCGGTTGA
- a CDS encoding WD40 repeat domain-containing protein → MTQPTSPDTLSSNPGFIKNPGSQPPTLIDSLAYWKGGARELKSFRGHTQEIWAVAFSPDGLTLASGGNDRFIRIWDIETGRILRSLRGHTHVVREVKYSPDGQIIASASEDRTIRLWNPQTGESLRLLFTRYDHAVCSISFSPDGLMLARAGQNKDIKIWEVTTGTELMTLLGKDQYDHNWSVCTAFSPDGIHLVAGTDIGKIKLYEVLPSGEEKIVHNGHWRDEADDEETENRGFYVDDQGGFQKPMEYWIGALTFTPDGRTMISGSRDCTIKFWDMPTMEERRTLKGHSEWVRNLIVTQDGQVLISASDDGTVKMWDIQTGRQFRTIRSHKGPVRGIALSSDGKYLATAGNDRIITLWDGGE, encoded by the coding sequence CACACTCAGTTCTAACCCCGGGTTCATCAAGAATCCTGGTTCGCAACCTCCGACACTCATCGATTCACTGGCCTATTGGAAAGGCGGTGCCAGGGAACTGAAATCATTCCGTGGCCACACACAGGAGATTTGGGCTGTCGCCTTTTCTCCGGATGGGCTGACATTAGCAAGCGGAGGGAATGATCGTTTTATCCGGATTTGGGATATTGAGACCGGCCGCATTCTTCGTTCCCTACGAGGGCACACACATGTCGTGCGAGAAGTCAAGTATAGCCCTGACGGCCAAATAATCGCTTCTGCAAGTGAGGACCGGACCATTCGACTGTGGAATCCTCAAACCGGAGAATCTCTTCGGTTACTCTTTACCCGTTACGACCATGCCGTATGCAGTATTTCCTTCTCCCCAGACGGGCTCATGCTCGCCAGGGCCGGACAGAATAAAGACATCAAAATTTGGGAGGTGACCACAGGCACCGAACTCATGACGCTGCTTGGTAAGGATCAATACGACCATAATTGGAGTGTCTGCACAGCATTTTCACCTGACGGCATTCACCTGGTGGCTGGCACCGATATAGGAAAAATTAAGCTCTATGAGGTTTTGCCAAGCGGGGAAGAAAAAATCGTACACAATGGCCATTGGAGAGATGAGGCCGATGACGAAGAGACCGAAAATCGTGGTTTCTACGTAGACGACCAAGGCGGATTTCAAAAACCCATGGAATATTGGATTGGGGCCCTCACCTTTACTCCTGACGGGAGAACCATGATCTCAGGAAGTCGCGACTGTACAATTAAATTCTGGGATATGCCCACGATGGAAGAACGCCGCACACTGAAAGGTCACTCTGAATGGGTGAGAAATCTTATTGTGACCCAGGATGGCCAGGTACTTATCAGCGCCAGCGATGACGGGACCGTCAAAATGTGGGACATCCAAACCGGCCGTCAATTTCGAACGATTCGGTCGCACAAAGGACCTGTCAGGGGAATCGCCTTGTCTTCTGATGGGAAATACCTCGCCACAGCCGGAAATGACCGAATCATAACCCTCTGGGATGGTGGAGAATAA